A single genomic interval of Rhododendron vialii isolate Sample 1 chromosome 3a, ASM3025357v1 harbors:
- the LOC131321017 gene encoding serine/threonine-protein kinase PCRK1-like, which produces MMCFQFYCGEKKDEQKTTKSMSVRSSNSTLTELEMRRSGSEFNSQNVSDMSTESVGRSTFPSLSQRPSNLRVFTYAEMKTATRNFNRTTKIGEGGFGCVYKGAIKSSDDPQGKLDVAVKQLGKRGLQGHKEWVTEVNVLGVVEHPNLVKLVGYCAEDDERGIQRILVYEYMPNKSVEDHLSPRSETPLPWAMRLKIAQDAACGLAYLHEGMDFQIIFRDFKSSNILLDEQWNAKLSDFGLARLGPLEGETHVSTAVVGTLGYAAPEYIQTGHLTSRSDVWSYGVFLYELITGRRPMDRNRPKNEQKLLDWVRPHLADSKKFQQILDPKLEWNGLIKSAQRLAVVANRCLTRNSKSRPKMSEVLEMVNRIVEPSQEIGCGSQPPVRTIWENKANGKRSIMDMRMGESSWLHRMWSSKVVRTC; this is translated from the exons ATGATGTGTTTTCAATTCTACTGTGGAGAAAAGAAGGATGAACAAAAGACTACAAAGTCTATGTCGGTTCGGTCATCAAATTCCACGCTTACTGAGCTTGAGATGAGGAGATCTGGGTCTGAATTCAATTCCCAGAATGTATCTGATATGAGCACAGAGTCGGTTGGGAGGAGCACATTCCCAAGTTTATCTCAGAGGCCCAGCAATCTCAGAGTATTCACATATGCGGAGATGAAGACAGCCACCAGGAATTTTAACCGCACTACCAAAATTGGTGAGGGCGGCTTTGGATGTGTGTATAAGGGTGCCATCAAGAGTTCCGACGATCCACAAGGAAAACTTGATGTTGCAGTGAAACAATTAGGAAAAAGAGGATTGCAG GGGCACAAGGAATGGGTGACAGAAGTGAATGTTCTTGGGGTGGTTGAGCATCCAAACCTTGTCAAACTAGTGGGCTACTGTGCTGAAGACGATGAAAGAGGAATCCAGCGGATTCTGGTTTATGAATACATGCCTAATAAAAGTGTCGAGGACCATTTATCACCTAGGTCGGAGACACCTCTTCCGTGGGCCATGAGACTGAAAATAGCTCAAGATGCTGCTTGTGGCCTAGCATACCTACATGAAGGAATGGATTTTCAG ATCATCTTCAGAGATTTCAAATCATCAAACATTCTTCTGGATGAGCAGTGGAATGCAAAGCTGTCAGACTTTGGATTAGCTCGATTGGGACCCCTTGAAGGAGAAACCCATGTCTCAACAGCG GTTGTGGGAACCTTGGGATATGCAGCTCCTGAATACATTCAGACTGGGCATCTCACATCCAGAAGCGATGTATGGAGTTATGGGGTCTTCCTTTATGAGCTAATCACCGGTAGACGCCCAATGGATCGCAACCGCCCCAAGAACGAACAGAAACTCTTGGATTGGGTAAGGCCACATCTAGCCGATTCTAAGAAATTTCAACAGATATTGGACCCAAAGCTAGAATGGAATGGTTTGATCAAGTCTGCTCAAAGGCTAGCCGTTGTTGCCAACCGGTGCTTGACAAGAAATTCAAAGTCACGCCCAAAGATGAGTGAGGTGTTGGAGATGGTGAACCGGATTGTGGAACCATCACAAGAAATAGGCTGCGGTTCTCAACCACCTGTAAGAACCATTTGGGAAAACAAAGCAAATGGCAAGAGAAGCATTATGGACATGAGAATGGGAGAAAGCAGTTGGCTACACCGGATGTGGTCGTCAAAGGTTGTAAGGACATGCTGA
- the LOC131321109 gene encoding berberine bridge enzyme-like 18, with the protein MEKVFGGRKPILILDPYGFRMSQIPESDLPFPPRKGNLYTIVEHTCPRAAYFNYRDIDRGRNQGSKCHDYEGLSYTSQRPFVIIDLANLRKITINTVDETAWIEAGATFGELNYQITKKDDTLGFPASVSPTMGAVMGISVERRWSQLIRAPPKVTVFSISKNLEEGATKLVYNWQNVAHKLHKDLNLEKISEAEIKGLYLGRIKRLMPLINSSSPELDLKEQDCREMRWLESILFFDNGYSKNESTDHLLVRNYHGRVLFKSKSDFVTDPISESDLEGIQKKFITSKTMFG; encoded by the exons ATGGAAAAGGTGTTTGGAGGAAGAAAGCCGATACTGATACTGGATCCATATGGGTTTCGGATGAGCCAAATACCAGAATCGGATTTACCTTTCCCTCCCCGGAAAGGGAATTTATACACCATAGTTGAACATACA TGTCCAAGGGCTGCTTATTTCAATTACAGGGATATTGATCGGGGTAGGAATCAGGGATCGAAGTGCCACGACTATGAGGGCCTCTCCTACACATCACAGAGGCCATTTGTGATCATTGATCTTGCCAACCTAAGAAAAATCACAATCAACACGGTAGATGAAACTGCATGGATTGAAGCCGGTGCTACATTTGGTGAACTCAACTACCAAATCACCAAAAAAGACGACACACTTGGTTTCCCAGCCAGTGTATCCCCCACTATGGGAGCTGTGATGGGCATATCAGTGGAG AGGAGGTGGAGCCAATTGATCAGAGCTCCTCCTAAAGTGACCGTTTTTAGCATCTCCAAAAACCTAGAGGAAGGTGCAACCAAGCTGGTTTACAACTGGCAAAATGTTGCACACAAACTTCATAAAGACCTAAATCTGGAGAAAATTAGCGAAGCTGAGATTAAGGGATTGTATCTAGGGAGGATTAAACGTCTAATGCCATTGATAAACTCAAGCTCCCCTGAGTTGGATTTGAAGGAGCAGGACTGCAGAGaaatgagatggcttgaatccATCCTATTTTTTGACAATGGATACTCGAAGAATGAGTCTACTGATCATCTACTGGTCAGAAATTACCACGGAAGGGTGCTCTTCAAATCAAAATCAGATTTCGTGACGGATCCCATTTCGGAGAGTGATCTAGAAGGGATACAGAAGAAATTTATAACGAGTAAGACTATGTTTGGATGA